GCGACCTGGTCGCGCAGGTCGGGGATCTTCTCCAGGAACTGGAGCGCGAAGACCTCGGCCTTGGCCTCGGAGTCGACCAGGGGCTCGCGAGCCCGGCAGTCGTGCTGGAAGGCGCGGGTGAGCTGCTGGCAGAGCCGGTCGTACAGGCTCTCGACGAGGTCGCCGACGTGGTAGGCGACGTTCCCCATGTGCAGGTTCTGGCGGCGGCCGTAGCCGGGGAAGAGGATCTCGCGGAGGTCGCCCAGGATCTCGACCACCTCGCGGTAGCTCGGCAGCGACGAGTGGCCCAGGTGGTTGATCGAGTCGCAGCCCTGGTAGGTCGCCACGATCCGGCCCGTGAGGTCGGGGAGCGTCTCCCGCAGTTTCCCGTTCGCGTCCGTCGCCATGTCCCGCACCTCGAGCCGACGCCCCGCCACCGCAGACCCGCACGACCCCAGCATCTTACGGCAAGCCGCCCGGCCGAATCAACGCGGGCTCGCACCTGCAAACATGGGCCCATCAAGGCGTTCGTTGACTTGATCGCCGCTCCGCCCTAGCATGACTCGGGACCCTCTCGCTCCCTCCCCTTCGTGATTCGACATCCCGGCGTGAAACTCTGAGAGGCAGGCGATTGATGGCGACGGATCGGCCCCGGACGCTCGGCGAGCTGCGGCGGAGCGGGCATCGGCTGGAATCGGTCAAGGACGAGATGAGGCGCAACCTCGTCCGCAAGCTGCAGTCCGGCGAGCCCCTGTTCCCGGACATCCTGGGATATGAAGACACGGTCGTCCCCCAGATCCAGAACGCGATCCTCTCGCGGCACGACATACTCTTCCTGGGCCTGCGCGGCCAGGCGAAGACGCGGATGCTCCGCCAGCTCGTCCACCTGCTGGATGACGCGACGCCGATCGTCGAGGGCTCGGAGATCCACGACCACCCCTATCACCCGATCTCGGCCTACGCCCGCCAGCTCGTCGCCGAGAAGGGCGACGAAACGCCCGTGGCCTGGATCGGCCCCGACCAGCGGTACAACGAGAAGCTCGCCACGCCCGACGTCACCATCGCCGACCTGATCGGCGAGGTCGACATGATCAAGCACGCCGAGGGCCGCTACCTGTCGAGCGAGGCCACGATGCACTACGGCCTGATCCCGCGCACCAACCGCGGGATCTTCTGCATCAACGAGCTGCCCGACCTCGCCCCCAAGATCCAGGTCGGCCTGTTCAACGTTTTGGAAGAACGCGACATCCAGATCCGCGGCTACCCGATCCGGCTGGAGCTGGACCTCTGCCTGGTCTTCTCGGCCAACCCCGAGGACTACACCAACCGCGGCCGGATCGTCACCCCGCTGAAGGACCGCATCGGATCGGTCGTGCGGACGCACTACCCGCTGACGCGCGAGATCGGCATGGCGGTCAACGACCAGAACGCCTGGCTCGACCGGGCCGACGGCGAGGCCGAGGACGGCACCGAGCTGGTCGTGCCGGCCTACGTCAAGGAGGTCGTCGAGGAGGTCTCGCGGCTGGCCCGCAGCTCGCCGCACGTGAACCAGCAGTCGGGCGTCTCGGTCCGGATGTCGATCGCCAACCTGGAGAACGTCGTCTCCAACGCCGAGCGCCGGGCCCTCTTGAATCGCGAGCCGGCGATCGTCCCCCGGGTGGGCGACCTGGCCTCGGCCCTGGCCAGCTCGCGCGGCAAGCTGGAGCTGACGATGAACGAGGAGGACGGCCACGAGGACAAGCTGATCCAGCGGATCTTCGACGAGGCCGTCAAGAACGTCTTCACGCTCCACTTCGACGCCCGCGAGTTCCGGCCGATCGTGCAGTACTTCGAGTCGGGCCAGACCGTCGAGACCGGCGACATGCTGCCGTCGAAGGCGATCCTCGACCGCGTCGCCAAGGCCCCCGGCCTCCGCAAGCGCGCCGAGGAGGCCGCCGCCGAGCTGGCCCCCCACGCGAAGTCCCCCGACGCCAAGCTCGCCGCGGCCGCCAGCGCCGCCGAGTTCATCCTCGAAGGCCTGCACGTCCACAACAAGCTCAACAAGGCCTCCAAGGGGGGCGGGACGTCGTATCAGAGGTGACGCGAGGCCGACGACCAACCTCCTTCTCCCGCCGGGAGAAGGTGCCGCGCAGCGGCGGATGAGGGTCGTCGGAATTCGAGAGACGCTTCGGATCGAGCGGGCGACCCCGAAATCCAACGACCCTCATCCGGCCTGAAAATCCCTCGGCATACTCGCGTGTCTTCCCCCTCATCCGGCCCTTCGGGCCACCTTCCCCCGCGAGGGGGGAAGGCCGTTGAGAGCAAGCCGACGACCCCAGCGTCCCCTTCCCCGAGGCTCGACCCCCCCATGGCGAACTACGAATACTCGAAGTGGGACGGCTCGCAGGAGTTCTCGCCGCAGTCGGCGGACAAGCTGTTCGAGCAGATCGCCGAGTACCTGATGCAGTACGGCGAGGACGTCCTGCGCAACCTCGACGACGTGGACGACGACGACCTGCCCGAGGTCGTCGAGATGATCCAGAAGGACGGCCTGATCGAGCGCGACGAGGAGGGCCGCTGGACCGTCACGCCCAAGGGGATGCGGAAGATCCAGGACAAGTCGCTCCACGACCTGTTCCTGACCTTCAACCGCGACGCCCTGGGCCGCCACGAGACCCAGCAGAAGGGCGAGGGGACGGTCTCGCTGGAAGACACCCGCCCCTACGTCTTCGGCGACCCGCTCACCAACATCGACATGCACGAGACCCTCAAGAACGCCTACACCCGCCAGGGGGGCGGCGTGCCGATCCGGCTCACCTCGGACGACTACGTCGTCCACGAGACCGAGTACCAGTCGCGCTGCGCGACCGTGGTGCTGATCGACATGAGCGGCTCGATGGGGCGATACGGCAAGTACTACACCACCAAGAAGGTCGCCATCGCGCTGCAGGGGATGGTGCGGTCCCAGTACCCGCAGGACTCGATCCAGATGATCGGGTTCTACACGTTCGCCAACAAGATGAACGAGCGCGAGCTGCTGAACTCGGCCCCCAAGCCGGTGAGCATGTACGACAGCCGCATCCACCTGCGGTTCGACATGGACCAGCCCAAGGGCCGCGTCCCCCAGCACTTCACGAACATCCAGGCGGGGCTCCGGCTGGCGCGCAGCCACCTGCTCCGCCAGGGTGCGGGGAACAAGCAGATCATCGTCATCACCGACGGCGAGCCCACGGCCCACATCGAGGGCCGCGAGGTCGTGTTGATCTACCCGCCGGCCGAGAAGACCGCGGCCCACACGCTGGCCGAGGTCCGCCGCTGCGCCGCGGCCGGCATCCGCGTCTCCAGCTACGCCCTGATCGAGGACTACTTCTACCTGGGCCTGGTCAACTTCGTGCAGGAGATGGCCCGCGTCTCCAACGGCGTCGCGGCCTACTGCTCGACCGAGGACCTCGGCAAGTTCGTCTTCGAGAGCTTCCTCGGCGGCCGCCACACCCGGCGCTACCACGCCTGACCCGAAGTCGGTCGGTCAGGCGAGCTGCTTGACCATGCTGTAGGGCACGACCTTCACCCCGCGCTCGCGGAGGCTCGACAGGCCCTGGCGGAGCAACTCGAGCTGCTCGCGCCATTCGGCCTCGTCGAGCGGCTCGAAGGTTCGGGACGCGGACGGGCCGGCCAGCTCGCGCTCGTCCATCAGGAAGACGAGGTCGCCGCGGGTCAGCAGCAGCGACTCGATCAGGCGGGTGGTCCGCGAGACGTGCTCGGCGCGGCGGCCGCGGCCGCCCGCGCCCACCAGGGTCATGACGCTCAGCTCGATGCCGGCGGCCTTGGCGTCGGCCGCGAACGCCTGCAGGTCGGCGTCGCTCCAGTCCTTGCCGTAGAGCCGCCGCAGCTCGGGCGCGCCCGACTCGACGCCGAGCGCGATCCGCGTCAGGCGGCGGTCGTAGGCGGCCCGCAGCGTCGCGGCGTCGACGACCGGCTTCTGGAAGTCGTCGAGGAAGGCGTGGACGTCGTCGAAGGCGGGGGCCTCGGCCTCGCCGTCGCGCTCGGGCTTGAGGACGCGGGCGACGACGTCGAGGTACGCCAGGACGTCCGGGCCCGGGAGGCGGAGGACGTCGGGGCCGGCCAGGAAGACGCTCCGGGTCTGGAGCAGGCGGCGGCCGAGCAGCCCGGCGACGTCGCGGACGTGCCCCTCGAACTCCTCGGGCGCGCGGACGGCGTGGTCGCGGACCGCCCCGGCGGCGAAGCTGCGGCCGTCGCGGTCGCCCAGGGTCGCCTGCACCACCACCGCATTCGGGCAGTCGGGCGGGAGCGGCGGGAGCGGGCCGTAGGCCCGGCGGCAGCGGGCCTCGAACGCGTCCCAGGCGTCGGCGTCCCAGGCGGCGATGCGGCCGAGGAATTCGCGAAGCTCGACGTCGCCGATCGGCCGCGCCTTGTCGTCGGGCGGGTCGAGGCGGCGTCCGCGCTCCATGCCCAGGTCGGCGAGCAGGTCGGCGGCGACGCCCCGGATCTGCTCGTCGAGGCGGCGGGCCTCGGCCCCGTCGAGCGTCCGGCGATGGATGACCAGGCCCCCGCCCTCGCGAAGCCGCTCGACCTCGTGGACGGCGCCGTCGAGTCGCTTGATGTAGTGGCGTCCGCGGAGGTAGGCGCGCTGCCAGCGGCCTTCGAGGTCGAAGTGATAGATGGGCTCGTCGCCGAAGTAGAGCGAGAACGCCCCCTGCTTGAAGCCGGCGAAGACCAGGTCGCGGCCATCCCACTGGAGCCCCTCGCGACGGGTGTACAGGGCCCCCTTTTCCAGGAGGCAGGCCGCCTCGTTCGGCTGCGCGGTCATCGTGCGTCGTCCCTCTCGCGTCCTCGGGCGTCGAACGGCCCCGCGGCGACCGGGGCGTCGAAACTCGACCCCCGGCCCCTTCGGGCGAAGCGCTCTCGCCGGAATCCGAAACCCGATTATACTACGCGCGGCAAGGAATGGGGCGTCGGCCGACTCGCGCCGGGAAGTTCGCACGAGACGACCGCCCCCGACTCCTCGCCCGCATGGAGGATGACGCTCATGGGGCCGGACGCCCCCACTCTCGCCGTCGACGAATCCTCGGATCCGACCCCGAAACGCCGGCCGCTCCCCACCTGGGTCGAGTCGCTCGCGCTGACGGCCGTCTGCCTGGCCCTCTTCCTCGCGGGGAACGCGCGGACCGGCCTGTGGGACCGCGACGAACCCCGCAACGCGGTCGCCGTCCGCGAGATGCGGGCCCGCGGCGACTGGCTCTTCCCGACGTTCAACGGCGAGCCCCGCTACCACAAGCCGATCCTCAGCTACTGGCTGATGGGGGCCGCCACGGCGGTCGCGGGCGAGGGCCCCGCCGGCATGCGGCTGCACTCGGCGCTGGCGGGGACGGGGACGTGCCTGCTGGTCTGGCTGCTGGGCCGTCGGATGTTCGGCGCGCGGGCCGGCTTCCTGGCGGCGCTAATGCTGGCCGTCTCGCCGATCATGGTCGCCGAGTCCAAGATGGCGACGACCGACGCGACCCTCACGCTCTGGCTGACCGGCTGCCAGCTCTGCCTCTGGGAGCTGGCCCGGCGTCCTTCCCGGCGGATCGCCGCGACGTTCTGGATCCTGCTCGCGCTGGCGATGCTGACCAAGGGCCCGGTCGGCCCGGCGCTGCTGGCGGCGACGGCCGTCCTGGCCTGGTGGTGGGGCTGCCCCGTCGCCCTGGTCTGGCGGCGGCTGGAGTGGCGTCGCGGGCTGCTCGCCTTCACGCTCCTGAGCGCCCCGTGGTACGTGCTCATGCTCGCGGCCACCCGCGGCGAGTTCGTGGAGGTGGCCGTCAAGCAGCAGTTCGTCCAGCGGATCTCGACGGGGATGGAGGAGCACGGCTCGATCCCGGGGTACTACGCCCTGATGTCGACGGCCCTCTTCTTCCCGTGGTCGTGCCTGGCGCCGATGGCGCTGCTCGCGGCCTGGCGGCGGCGGAAGGTCGACGCGAACCTGGCCTACCTGATGGCCTGGGTCGTGGGGCCGATGATCCTGCTCGAATGCGTCCGGACGAAGCTGATCCACTACTACCTGCCCGCCTATCCCGCGTGCGCCCTGCTGGCCGCGTGGGTGATCAAGTCGGTCGATCGCCAGGAGGTGACGCTCCGGCGCTGGCCGCTGGGCAAGCTGGCGCAGGGGATGATCGCCGGCATCGGCGTGGCGGCCGGCGTGGGCATGGCGGCCTCGTCCGTGACCGCCCCGGCGGGCGTGGGCCTGCCGCTGGTCGCCTGCGGCCTGGTCCTCGGCCTGGGGACCGCCGCCGGGCTGCTGCAACTCCACCGCGGCCGGGCCTGGCGAGGCGCGTACGGGCTGGCCGCCGCCGCCGGCCTGATGATGCTCCTCGTCGGCGGCTGGCTTCTCCCCAGCGCCGAGCCCCTGCGGGTCTCACGCGTCGTCGGCGAGCGGATGGCCGCGCTCAGGGCGAAGACCGGTCTCGACCCCCTGCTCATGAACTACCAGGAGCCGGGCGTGGTCTACGCCTACGGCTCGCCGATCGCCCTGACCCGCGATCCGGCCGCCCTCCGCGAGCGGCTGGACCGCCAGGGGGCCATGATCACCGCCGTCACGCCCGAGGAGCGGCCGATCTTCGCCGAGAAGTTCGGCGTGACCTTCACGACCATCGAGGACGTCGTCGGCTTCAACCCGGCGAAGGGGACGAGCCCCACGCTGCACCTCGTCGTCGTCCGGAAGGCCGGCTCGCCGCCCTCAACGGCGCTCGGGACGGCCGGCGAGCAGGCGCTCGTAAAGTGAGCGAAGCTGGGCCGTCATCGTCTCGTGCCGGAACTGGTCGGCGAACCGCCGCCGGCCCTCCGCACCGAGCCGCTCGCGGAGCGCCGGGTCGGCCGCGAGCCGGAGCACCGCGTCGGCCAGGCCGTCCAGATCGCGGGGCCTGAGCAGCACGCCGGTCTCGGGCGTGACGACCTCGCGCGCGCCGTCGACGTCGTAGCTGACGGCGGGCCGGCCGACGAGCAGCGACTGCGGCAGCACCCGCGCCAGGCCCTCGCGGAGGCTCGGGTGGATCACGGCGTCGACGCCCGCGAGCAGCTCGGGGATCCGATCGGGCGCGACCAGGCCGGTGAGGATGAAGGCGTCGCGGATCCCCTTCGCCTCCAGCTCGGCGACGAGCCGGTCGCGGAGGATTCCGTCGCCGATCCAGACGAACCGGACGTTCGGGTCGGCGCGGAGGATCGCCGGGGCGACCGCGATGATGTCGTCGTGCCCCTTCAGCTCGAACAGGCGGGCGACCGTCGCGAAGGCGACGTGCTCCGGGGCCAGCCCCAGCTCGCGGCGGACGTCCTCGCGAGAGCGGCGCGGGTGCAGGAAGGCGTCGGCGTCCATGCCGCTGTAAACCGTCGAGAACTGCTCGGGCCGGCCCACGCCCGCCGCGAGCGCCTGCTGCGTCATGGCGTCGCAGACGCTGACGATCGCGTGGCAGCGCCTCGCCGCCCAACGCTCCAGGGCGATGTAGAGCGCGTTGCGCCGGGTCGACTCGAAGGGCCCGAACGGCAGGCCGTGGATCGTGTGCACGACGGCCGGGACGCCCTCCTTCCACGCCGCGGCGCGGCCGACGATCCCGGCCTTCGAGCTGTGGGTGTGGACGACGTCCGGCCTCAGGCGACGGAACGACCGCCGCAGCTCGCGATACGCCTTCCAGTCGGTCGCGGGCCGCACGGCGCGGATCAGGTTGGGGGTCAGCTCGACCTTCAGCCCCTGCTCCTCCGCGCGGCGGAAGAGGTCGCCCTCGGGGCCCTCGGCTGGGCCGGTGATCAGGGTGACGTCGTCGCCGTAGCGGTGGTGCAGGCCCTCGACGGTCAGCAGCGTGTTCTCCTGGGCGCCGCCGAGGATCAGGCGGGTGATGACGTGCACGATCTTCATGGGCGCGCGGCCTTCTCGGGCGTTCGGTCGTAATTGACGCGGAGCAGAAACAGCCCGCGCGCGGGGGCGGTCGGGCCGGCCTCGACGCGGGCCTCGGCGCGGAGGACCTCGCCGACCCAGCCCTCGGGACGCCGGCCGGTCCCGACGAGCGTGAGCGTGCCGGCGATCGTCCGGACCATGTTGTAGAGGAACCCGTCGGCCTCGACCTCGACCCGGACCAGGTCGCCTTCGCGGGTCGCCTCGACGTCGAAGATCGTCCGGACGGAGCTGAGGCGGTTGGGCCAGTCGGTCTCGAAGCTGCGGAAGTCGTGCCGGCCCAGCAGCGCGGCCGCCGCCCGGTTCATGGCGTCGACGTCGAGCCGGTGGAAGACGTGCCAGGCGTGCCGCAGCTCGAACGGGCTGGCGTACGGGGCGTTGTCGATCCGGTAGCGGTAGCGCTTCGACCGCGCGTCGAGCGTGGCGTGGAAGGCCTGGGGGACCTCGGCGGCGTCGAGCACGCGGACGTCGCGGGGGAGCATCGCGTTGAGCGCCTTCAGGTAGACCTCGGGGCCGTGGCGGGACGCGGAGAGGAAGTGGACGACCTGCCCCATCGCGTGCACGCCGGCGTCGGTCCGGCCGCTGGCGTTGGTGTTCGGCCGCGCGCCGGTCAGCCGCTCGATCGCCTCGTCCAGCACGGACTGCACGGTGCGCAGCTCGGGCTGGCGCTGCCAGCCGTGGAAGTCCGTGCCGTCGTAGGCGATCGTGAGCTTGATGTTGCGCAAAGGTTTACCAGGAGGCGAGGCCCAGCCCCCCTCTCCCCCCGGGAGAAGGTGCCTCGAAGAGGCGGATGAGGGTCGTCGGAGTTCGGAGGGCGTGACGGAACACGGAGGCGTTCTCGAAGCGCCGCGACCCTCATCCGGCCCTCCGGGCCGCCTTCTCCCGGCGGGAGAAGGCGATGTCGGGGCGGACTTCGACGTCGAAGGCGCCCCCGCCCGCCTCACGCCCGGGCGGGTTCGAGCTTCAGCAGCTCCTCGGCGATCTGGACGGCGTTGGTGGCGGCCCCCTTGCGGAGGTTGTCGCTGACGCACCAGAACAGCAGGGCGTTGGGGTTCGTCAGGTCGTTGCGGATCCGGCCGACGAAGACGTCGTCGCGGCCCTCGGCCGACGCCGCCAGCGGGTACTGCTGCGCCCCGGGGTCGTCGACGACGGTCAGGCCGGGGGCCGTGTTCCAGAGGGCGATCGCCTCGGCGGCGGTGATCGGCCGCTCGGTCTCGACCAGGATCGACTCGCTGTGCGAGTAGGCCACGGGGACCCGGACGCACGTCGGGCAGACGTCGATGGACTCGTCGCCCATGATCTTCCGGGTCTCCAGCACCATCTTCATCTCCTCCTTCGTGTAGCCGTTCGGGAGGAAGACGTCGATCTGGGGCAGGCAGTTGTTGAAGATCGGGTGGGCGAACTTGGCGGGCGCGGGCATGGCCTCGCCCCGGCCCCAGGCGCGGGTCTGGGCCTCGAACTCGTCGATCCCCTGCTGGCCGGCGCCCGAGGCCGACTGGTAGGTGCTGACGACCACGCGGCGGATCCGGAAGGCGTCGTGCAGGGGCTTGAGCGCGACGACCATCTGGATCGTCGAGCAGTTCGGGTTGGCGATGATCCCCTTGTTGCGGGCGACGTCCTGGGGGTTGACCTCGGGGACGACGAGCGGGACGTCGGGGTCCATCCGGAAGGCGCTCGAGTTGTCGACGACGACGGCGCCGGCCGCCGCGGCGATCGGGCTCCACTCGCGGGAGACGCCGGCGGGGGTGCTGGAGAGGACGATGTCGACGCCCCGAAACTCGTCCCGCGCGATCGGCCGGACCGTGTGCGTCTCGCCCCGGAACGTCACCGTCTTGCCCGCGCTCCGCTCGGAGGCCAGGAACCGGATCGAGGCGACGGGGAACGCCCGCTCCTCCAGGAGGCGGATCATCCTCTCGCCCACGGCGCCGCTGGCACCGACGACGGCTACGTTCTTCACGGTCGGGATCTCCGGACGTCGGGAAAGGCGGGACGCGTCTTGGAGACGGCC
The DNA window shown above is from Paludisphaera mucosa and carries:
- a CDS encoding glycosyltransferase family 4 protein; the protein is MKIVHVITRLILGGAQENTLLTVEGLHHRYGDDVTLITGPAEGPEGDLFRRAEEQGLKVELTPNLIRAVRPATDWKAYRELRRSFRRLRPDVVHTHSSKAGIVGRAAAWKEGVPAVVHTIHGLPFGPFESTRRNALYIALERWAARRCHAIVSVCDAMTQQALAAGVGRPEQFSTVYSGMDADAFLHPRRSREDVRRELGLAPEHVAFATVARLFELKGHDDIIAVAPAILRADPNVRFVWIGDGILRDRLVAELEAKGIRDAFILTGLVAPDRIPELLAGVDAVIHPSLREGLARVLPQSLLVGRPAVSYDVDGAREVVTPETGVLLRPRDLDGLADAVLRLAADPALRERLGAEGRRRFADQFRHETMTAQLRSLYERLLAGRPERR
- the truA gene encoding tRNA pseudouridine(38-40) synthase TruA; translated protein: MRNIKLTIAYDGTDFHGWQRQPELRTVQSVLDEAIERLTGARPNTNASGRTDAGVHAMGQVVHFLSASRHGPEVYLKALNAMLPRDVRVLDAAEVPQAFHATLDARSKRYRYRIDNAPYASPFELRHAWHVFHRLDVDAMNRAAAALLGRHDFRSFETDWPNRLSSVRTIFDVEATREGDLVRVEVEADGFLYNMVRTIAGTLTLVGTGRRPEGWVGEVLRAEARVEAGPTAPARGLFLLRVNYDRTPEKAARP
- a CDS encoding sigma 54-interacting transcriptional regulator, which encodes MATDRPRTLGELRRSGHRLESVKDEMRRNLVRKLQSGEPLFPDILGYEDTVVPQIQNAILSRHDILFLGLRGQAKTRMLRQLVHLLDDATPIVEGSEIHDHPYHPISAYARQLVAEKGDETPVAWIGPDQRYNEKLATPDVTIADLIGEVDMIKHAEGRYLSSEATMHYGLIPRTNRGIFCINELPDLAPKIQVGLFNVLEERDIQIRGYPIRLELDLCLVFSANPEDYTNRGRIVTPLKDRIGSVVRTHYPLTREIGMAVNDQNAWLDRADGEAEDGTELVVPAYVKEVVEEVSRLARSSPHVNQQSGVSVRMSIANLENVVSNAERRALLNREPAIVPRVGDLASALASSRGKLELTMNEEDGHEDKLIQRIFDEAVKNVFTLHFDAREFRPIVQYFESGQTVETGDMLPSKAILDRVAKAPGLRKRAEEAAAELAPHAKSPDAKLAAAASAAEFILEGLHVHNKLNKASKGGGTSYQR
- a CDS encoding aspartate-semialdehyde dehydrogenase codes for the protein MKNVAVVGASGAVGERMIRLLEERAFPVASIRFLASERSAGKTVTFRGETHTVRPIARDEFRGVDIVLSSTPAGVSREWSPIAAAAGAVVVDNSSAFRMDPDVPLVVPEVNPQDVARNKGIIANPNCSTIQMVVALKPLHDAFRIRRVVVSTYQSASGAGQQGIDEFEAQTRAWGRGEAMPAPAKFAHPIFNNCLPQIDVFLPNGYTKEEMKMVLETRKIMGDESIDVCPTCVRVPVAYSHSESILVETERPITAAEAIALWNTAPGLTVVDDPGAQQYPLAASAEGRDDVFVGRIRNDLTNPNALLFWCVSDNLRKGAATNAVQIAEELLKLEPARA
- a CDS encoding VWA domain-containing protein, encoding MANYEYSKWDGSQEFSPQSADKLFEQIAEYLMQYGEDVLRNLDDVDDDDLPEVVEMIQKDGLIERDEEGRWTVTPKGMRKIQDKSLHDLFLTFNRDALGRHETQQKGEGTVSLEDTRPYVFGDPLTNIDMHETLKNAYTRQGGGVPIRLTSDDYVVHETEYQSRCATVVLIDMSGSMGRYGKYYTTKKVAIALQGMVRSQYPQDSIQMIGFYTFANKMNERELLNSAPKPVSMYDSRIHLRFDMDQPKGRVPQHFTNIQAGLRLARSHLLRQGAGNKQIIVITDGEPTAHIEGREVVLIYPPAEKTAAHTLAEVRRCAAAGIRVSSYALIEDYFYLGLVNFVQEMARVSNGVAAYCSTEDLGKFVFESFLGGRHTRRYHA
- a CDS encoding ArnT family glycosyltransferase is translated as MGPDAPTLAVDESSDPTPKRRPLPTWVESLALTAVCLALFLAGNARTGLWDRDEPRNAVAVREMRARGDWLFPTFNGEPRYHKPILSYWLMGAATAVAGEGPAGMRLHSALAGTGTCLLVWLLGRRMFGARAGFLAALMLAVSPIMVAESKMATTDATLTLWLTGCQLCLWELARRPSRRIAATFWILLALAMLTKGPVGPALLAATAVLAWWWGCPVALVWRRLEWRRGLLAFTLLSAPWYVLMLAATRGEFVEVAVKQQFVQRISTGMEEHGSIPGYYALMSTALFFPWSCLAPMALLAAWRRRKVDANLAYLMAWVVGPMILLECVRTKLIHYYLPAYPACALLAAWVIKSVDRQEVTLRRWPLGKLAQGMIAGIGVAAGVGMAASSVTAPAGVGLPLVACGLVLGLGTAAGLLQLHRGRAWRGAYGLAAAAGLMMLLVGGWLLPSAEPLRVSRVVGERMAALRAKTGLDPLLMNYQEPGVVYAYGSPIALTRDPAALRERLDRQGAMITAVTPEERPIFAEKFGVTFTTIEDVVGFNPAKGTSPTLHLVVVRKAGSPPSTALGTAGEQALVK